From Hydractinia symbiolongicarpus strain clone_291-10 chromosome 12, HSymV2.1, whole genome shotgun sequence, one genomic window encodes:
- the LOC130622258 gene encoding gamma-aminobutyric acid receptor subunit beta-3-like has translation MEQFFYRLVAMAVLLLLYLDISSSANEKLDKVKNKTKEPKEELENKYITDPASAQWQIQCGKLNWSISDGCNISGLLHSLLLNYDKRLRPLMDKQTPVTVIVGFWILSIDSINVIDMDYQIDFFFRQSWQDPRLEHSYPQTLTVSNSMLEKIWVPDTYFENSKNSHFHAVTVPNKMLKIKPDGTIMYNARISVRASCPMDLRMFPMDIQECNLNIESYGYSTRDIKFEWEKSDSRISIGTKVRTLPQYNLTGFKTTSKETVYVVGNWSGLTATFVLERRTGYFFLHLYAPCALIVMISWISFCIPKDSTAARVALGITSVLTITTILNMLNTAMPKVSYIKAVDWYLIVSFLFVFAVLIEYTLVLYLTDKEKQSRNQKLEQLKKSRLRNEGKTPAVANGHTANGKATEVRSRAYHNNQKETSFDCSDIDKHSYPSKPLIVVLEGKHFPHNRHADVDEDHSMSLKTNVGRFLCQFRVDIIDEYSRMIFPIAFATFNTVYWLLFFSKKSSSNPG, from the exons ATGGAACAATTCTTTTACCGACTGGTTGCTATGGCAGTATTGTTGTTGCTATATTTGGATATAAGCAGTTCAGCCAATGAAAAGTTAGATAAAGTAAAGAACAAGACGAAAGAACCTAAGGAAGAAttagaaaacaaatatataacagatCCTGCCAGCGCACAGTGGCAAATTCAATGTGGAAAATTGAATTGGTCAATTAGCGATGGATG CAATATCTCTGGTCTACTGCATTCGCTGTTATTAAATTACGATAAAAGACTACGACCTTTAATGGACA AGCAAACGCCAGTGACAGTGATTGTTGGATTTTGGATTTTATCAATTGATTCCATCAATGTTATTGATATG GATTATCAAATTGATTTTTTCTTCCGTCAAAGCTGGCAAGATCCGCGTTTAGAACATTCTTACCCTCAAACGTTAACTGTTTCAAATTCAATGTTAGAAAAAATCTGGGTTCCTGAtacatattttgaaaattctaaAAACTCTCATTTTCACGCTGTGACTGTTCcaaataaaatgttgaaaattaaaCCGGATGGGACGATTATGTACAATGCCAG AATATCTGTCCGAGCCTCCTGTCCAATGGATTTGCGAATGTTTCCCATGGATATACAGGAGTGTAACCTAAACATAGAGAGCT ATGGTTATAGCACAAGAGATATAAAATTTGAATGGGAGAAAAGTGACTCCAGAATATCTATCGGCACGAAAGTCCGTACCCTGCCACAGTATAATTTGACCGGCTTTAAAACGACAAGTAAAGAAACAGTTTACGTTGTTG GAAATTGGTCTGGTTTAACTGCTACATTTGTGTTAGAAAGGCGTACTGGTTATTTCTTTCTTCATTTATATGCACCATGTGCTCTCATCGTCATGATTTCATGGATCAGCTTCTGTATTCCAAAAGATTCAACAGCGGCACGTGTAGCTTTAGGGATCACATCAGTGCtgacaataacaacaattttgAACATGCTGAATACAGCGATGCCAAAA GTATCTTATATTAAAGCAGTGGATTGGTATCTAATAGttagttttttgtttgtgttcgCCGTGTTGATCGAGTATACGTTAGTTTTGTATTTAACTGATAAAGAAAAGCAATCAAGGAATCAGAAGTTAGAACAATTGAAGAAAAGTAGACTAAGGAATGAAGGAAAAACG cCTGCAGTAGCAAATGGACATACAGCGAATGGTAAAGCAACTGAAGTGCGTTCAAGAGCATATCATAACAATCAGAAGGAG ACTTCATTTGATTGCTCAGATATCGATAAGCATTCGTATCCTAGTAAACCACTGATAGTTGTATTAGAAGGAAAACATTTCCCTCACAATAGGCATGCTGATGTTGATGAGGATCATTCAATGTCCTTAAAAACAAACGTGGGAAGATTTTTATGTCAATTTCGTGTCGATATTATAGACGAATATTCTAGAATGATTTTTCCGATTGCGTTTGCGACTTTCAATACAGTGTATTGGTTACTGTTCTTCAGTAAGAAGAGTAGTTCTAACCCAGGATGA